AAATAAACGGTGCTCATAgaataaatgtgtaaaaaaaaatacatacatacctattttaatgagtaatataaatttgaactaaatattttaattaaagaaaatttatagggtTTCAGcgaaaaccaaaaattaaaacgaaactaTTATAGTACATATTAAGattcaatattttgtgaagagaaattgaaaagattcaaatttttttcaatttattaaaaaaaaaaaaaaaaaaaagtNaaaaaaaaaaaaaaaaagaagttcttGCGGGCCGCGCATCAGTAATCGGCGGGCTGCAAGTTGTGCACCCCTACCTGCCAAAGTTTTGGgtcaaaaaagtcagataacttatataaatgaataaaatatattttgatttgaatgaattaaaattatgataataccagttaaaagaaacaaaaactgcTACTGTTAACTAATGATCATGCTTTGCCAAGGAATATATTACAtggatttgataaaaaaaaaaaaagaatattctgataagaattttgtgtctacaataaattatgaaatgggTAACCCAATGGGCAATTTGAATATCAGATATAACTGAGAACACTTTGTCAAATTCtgataagcatttaaaatgacatttatgttttttattaatctttaagtTTCAACAAGTATCaatgaatttctaaattttattcaactgcttgaaagttaataaattattattatatttcctgctaataacatataatttgattataattatttattgtttaatttaactcAAGGCCTAtccctaattttaaaattacccttagattctttttaatttatttttgtgaaatttttagcTAAGTTAGACAtttgttctgtttttatttttattgaaataaaatttttactgtaaaaaaacttaagttaatAAAGCAATAATGTCTTTAGTCTCTATGACCaccagttaaaaatttaatatgactCTCATAACTcgttaaattgtaaattttcgtTGATTTACCATTGCACAAAAAATAGTAAGCTATTGTtcgtttttataagaaaaataaatattgagtaATAGACGttgtattagtttttatttcaaaatatcactattgataattattctatttcttaaaaaaattctggttttcgcCGACTGAAAGtgttattagaatttttgttattagaatttttgttttcagatatTATGAGATTTCTTGCAagttggaattatttatttatgtatcatttgttttatattgtgTTTGAAAAGccattaattattatgttaatttaacaCAGTTGCTGAATTGGTTCTAGTGATTAAATAAATGGCACAAgagttaaaaagaaacttacaaCAGGCTGCCGTGTTATCTTCTCCAGAtctttaatattgtaatattgatGCTTCTCAAATGCAGCAAAAAGCACATCCATGACTTTATCTTTGTCATCTCTGGCTTTTCGTCCTTCTGCTTTCTTCTTCTGTTCATATTCAATCTGCACATAAAAAacaatagtaattaataaatgcatatttcgaTTGTTCTGTTGACCAGACAGTAACAGAGTGTCTAATCTTGTTTtcgaactgaaaaaaaaaagcattttcaaaaatgtctcCAACGGAAGTAATATCATTTGACACCGATAGATGGTGTTGTTCAGATATGTTTAATATGAGAAGATGTAAGTAACGTCAGAGATTGTATGGGTAGCATTCAAAACAACCAACCAACCTATTGCA
This portion of the Parasteatoda tepidariorum isolate YZ-2023 unplaced genomic scaffold, CAS_Ptep_4.0 HiC_scaffold_1200, whole genome shotgun sequence genome encodes:
- the LOC122272845 gene encoding general transcription factor IIF subunit 2-like, whose translation is MADNQYMALKRTSILKASQPERQVKQLQKAVQSYKPISDHKHNIEYEQKKKAEGRKARDDKDKVMDVLFAAFEKHQYYNIKDLEKITRQPVVSFFLTLVPFI